One genomic region from Candidatus Bipolaricaulota bacterium encodes:
- a CDS encoding saccharopine dehydrogenase NADP-binding domain-containing protein produces the protein MKKVLVLGAGLVAGPLVRYLLDQGFEVTVASRTVAKAARLIGDAKNGRALQLDVHDEQALGDLIGESDLAISLLPYVYHPLVARGCVERKKPMVTTSYVKDEMRALDGAARDAGVILLNEIGVDPGIDHMSAMEVIDRIRAEGGTLVSFASWCGGLPAPEANNNPFGYKFSWSPRGVLLAGKNPARYLQDGKVVEIPGEELFSHHWPVEIEGFGTLEGYPNRDCLPYIDTYGIHGVEGMFRGTLRYPGWCETMRNIAKLGLLDETDADLTGLTYAGLMGRLIGMDGPAGPKDVASFLGIPADSPVIDKLDWLGLFSDEPIPADARSPLDVLAGAMLPRMQYAPGERDMLVMQHEFRVRYSDRTERITATLVDYGIPNGDSSMSRLVGLPAAIGAKLILTGKITLTGVQIPVVPEIYKPVLEELEEMGIKFSEKKEVISG, from the coding sequence TTGAAAAAGGTACTCGTACTCGGAGCCGGACTCGTCGCCGGTCCCCTCGTCCGCTACCTCCTCGACCAGGGGTTCGAGGTGACGGTCGCCAGCCGCACGGTGGCGAAGGCAGCCCGGTTGATCGGGGACGCGAAGAACGGAAGAGCGCTCCAGCTGGACGTACACGATGAGCAGGCGCTGGGGGATCTGATCGGAGAAAGCGATCTTGCGATCAGCCTCCTCCCTTACGTCTACCATCCGCTCGTCGCGCGGGGGTGTGTGGAGCGAAAAAAGCCGATGGTGACAACCTCGTACGTCAAGGACGAGATGCGCGCCCTCGACGGCGCGGCGCGGGACGCGGGCGTGATCCTGCTGAACGAGATCGGGGTCGACCCCGGGATCGACCACATGTCGGCGATGGAGGTGATCGATCGGATCCGGGCTGAAGGGGGAACCCTCGTCAGCTTCGCGTCTTGGTGCGGTGGTCTTCCCGCCCCGGAGGCGAACAACAATCCATTCGGGTACAAATTCTCTTGGAGCCCGCGCGGGGTCCTCCTCGCCGGGAAGAACCCGGCCCGCTACCTGCAGGACGGGAAGGTGGTGGAGATACCGGGAGAGGAGCTCTTCTCCCATCACTGGCCGGTGGAGATAGAGGGGTTCGGGACGCTCGAGGGCTATCCAAACCGGGACTGCCTCCCCTACATCGATACCTACGGGATCCACGGAGTGGAGGGGATGTTCCGCGGCACCCTCCGCTACCCCGGCTGGTGCGAGACGATGCGCAACATCGCCAAACTGGGGTTGCTGGACGAGACGGATGCCGACCTGACAGGGCTGACGTACGCCGGATTAATGGGACGACTGATCGGTATGGACGGACCCGCCGGGCCGAAGGACGTGGCCAGCTTCCTCGGGATCCCGGCCGACTCGCCGGTCATCGACAAGCTCGATTGGCTTGGGCTGTTCAGCGATGAGCCGATCCCTGCGGATGCGCGGTCCCCGCTCGACGTCCTCGCCGGGGCGATGCTCCCCCGGATGCAGTACGCCCCAGGGGAGCGGGACATGCTGGTGATGCAGCACGAGTTCCGCGTTCGTTACTCTGACCGAACGGAGCGGATAACCGCGACCCTGGTCGACTACGGGATCCCGAACGGTGATTCCTCGATGTCGCGGCTGGTCGGGCTCCCGGCCGCGATCGGGGCGAAGCTGATCCTGACCGGGAAGATCACCCTCACCGGGGTACAGATCCCGGTCGTTCCGGAGATCTACAAACCGGTGCTGGAGGAGCTCGAGGAGATGGGGATCAAGTTCTCCGAGAAGAAGGAGGTGATCTCCGGCTGA
- a CDS encoding sugar phosphate isomerase/epimerase → MSVLAAARGITSIGLGVELWRYRGEGDPGISDVEELRKVCAEAPFVSLHASSEHWNWDPEGLMDEISLAGALGARTLVLHKESLGLLTPSSRPDIPAIRRLAAAARAVGVMIALENGRDSMWALDLILDSLGDDPRETNLGICIDVGHANISQDAGRQPIINYLERYRGQLIHLHLHDNRNERDDHLPPGAGAIDWRMVLDTLARIDYSGPGVLEIHSGGDLIRVLQRAVDFLRG, encoded by the coding sequence GTGTCCGTCCTTGCCGCTGCCCGCGGGATCACATCCATCGGCCTCGGGGTCGAGCTGTGGCGCTACCGCGGGGAGGGGGATCCCGGGATCAGCGACGTGGAGGAGCTCAGGAAGGTATGCGCCGAAGCTCCGTTTGTATCCCTGCACGCCTCCTCGGAGCACTGGAACTGGGACCCAGAGGGGCTGATGGATGAGATCTCCCTCGCCGGCGCCCTCGGCGCGCGGACGCTCGTCCTGCACAAGGAGAGCTTGGGCCTGCTTACCCCCTCTTCCCGCCCTGACATCCCCGCGATCCGCCGCCTCGCTGCAGCGGCCCGGGCCGTCGGGGTGATGATCGCCCTGGAGAACGGGCGCGATTCGATGTGGGCCCTCGACCTCATCCTCGACTCCCTCGGAGACGACCCGAGGGAGACGAACCTCGGGATCTGCATCGACGTCGGACACGCCAACATCTCCCAGGACGCTGGTCGGCAGCCGATCATCAATTACCTCGAGCGCTACCGCGGCCAGCTCATCCACCTCCACCTGCACGACAATCGGAATGAGCGCGATGACCACCTCCCGCCAGGGGCCGGCGCGATCGATTGGCGGATGGTCCTGGACACCCTCGCCCGGATCGACTACTCCGGCCCCGGAGTGCTCGAGATCCACTCCGGGGGAGACCTCATCCGGGTCCTGCAGCGAGCGGTGGATTTCCTCCGCGGTTAG